In the Arachis hypogaea cultivar Tifrunner chromosome 20, arahy.Tifrunner.gnm2.J5K5, whole genome shotgun sequence genome, ATACTTCACTCTCCTGAGTTCTTGGCAGAATGGTTCCACACAAATGAGCCTACACCCTTTCACACTGCACATGGCAAAAGCTATTGGGACTATTTAAGCCAAAACCAAGAGTTTAATGGCCTCTTCAATGAAGCAATGATCAGTGATTCTGGAATGATGAATTTGGTGATCAAAGATTGCAAGCCTGTTTTTGAGGGGCTGAGTTTATTGGTTGATGTTGGTGGCGGAAAAGGCGCCGTGGCTAGGTTGCTTTCTGAATCTCTGCCTCATTTGCAATGCATAGTACTTGATCTTCCACACGTTGTTGAAACTTCACAAGATTGCAATAACTTGAAATTTGTTGGGGGTGACATGTTTCAGTCTATTCCTTCAGCTGATGCTATTCTTCTTAAGGTAtgcaaaaatcaaaattcaaattgttcatcttttatatgattaatatttcttttttagCTAAAGTATGATTAATATTCATGTCGCAGTTAGTTTTGCATGCTTATAGTGATGAAGATTGCGTTAAGGTACTGAAGAAGTGTAGAGAAGCTATTTCAAGCAAAggtaaggaagggaaagtaataATCATAGACATAGTGATCAATGAGAAGAATGATAAGCGTGAATTGACAGAATCAAAGCTCCTCTTTGATCTGCTAATGATGAGTGTGGTCACTGGAAAAGAGAGGGAagaaaaagaatggaagaagctCTTCTTGGAAGCTGGATTCAGTCACTATAAGATAACACCCATATTTGGTATGAGGTCACTCATCGAAGTTTATCCTTGAATAATAAAAGGCAGAGATATTGATCTATACATTGCTTTATTTTGTTAGGAGTTAAATCTTAGTCATATTTCTATTAATGATCTAGGCCTCTGCTTTATAACAAGCATATACAATAGCAGTTTATATTGGGAGTCTGTTGTAATAGTTTCTCTCTTGGTGCTTTATAAATAACATTAAACAAACCTATAATaagcttcaaagttcaaacagCCTGTGTTTTTGTGCAACAACCTTGTGCTGTTGTGGATATATATTTCCTTCTTTTTGTCTTCAACTATCTTCATTGTATTCCTATATAATTAAATGTGAGGTATCTTAGCTCCAATATACCACTTTGTTTGAGTGGACGACTACTTAAGAAAATAAAGGGAGTACAATTGTATACTTAATATTAATGGTATATAATGGCACAAAGTTTTGTAATTGTCactacaataaaaatattttttgagttttaCTGCATCTTTAACATTAAATGATTTTTACCTATTCAAATATTTTGAACAAGAGTAATATTAGTATATTAcattatcaacaaaaaattattttttttttgttaatatttagtcagctatataaattttaatagtataaaaaaataagtttaattattctgttggttttatagttttactaattttgcaattaggtctctatactttttttcttttcaattgggttcatacactgtttttaattttataattaggtccttttattgtaaaaaatgtaagaattaattgaattttttttcgcAAATTGAAGTCGTTCAGAATTAAAAATCTACATAGATCTTTGACCGCATATATTTTAGAAGaaagattttgttaattttaacgtttttaatatgaaaaggacctaattaataaattaaaagtaatataagaatccaattgaaaagaaaaatatagagactcaattaaaatttagtaaaattatagagactaacaaaataattaaaacaaaaaaatatggaCCCAAAATATTAGCTAaggctaatattaataaaaaggaaaagtatttgGAACCAAGAGGTTACcagccaaaaactaaacaaaaccacattaatttatattaataattaattttaaattttttaaattcaaaatttaaaaaatttaaaattcattaactaaacctaattgatacctataaaaaccttcctcttctctctcacattaactTACCCCACCtctaacaatcacacacacaaacCTCTCTCTCTTTCACCATCAAGCTCTCTCCGCCTCCCCACTGCAACCCACTCCTCCGATGGCTTCCACTTCTATTTTGTAGCAGTGAACATAACATTCCAAAACAAAGCAGGGCCAAGCAAGCACCAAGCAGTTGCTCTTAGAAACGGAGCCGACTTATCAGCCTTCTACATGTGCAGCTTCGAGGGCTACCAAGACACACTCTACGCCCAGTCCATGCGTCAATTCTACAGCGACTGCCACATTTATGGCACCGTTGATTTTATTTTTGGTAACGCCGCCGTAGTCTTCCAAAATTGCAACATCTTCCCCCTCCTCCCTATGACTGGCCAATTCAACTCAATTACCGCACAAGGCAGAACCGATCCCAACCAAAATACCGGAATCTCCATACACAATGCAACGATTCGACCCGCTGACAATTTGGCCCCTCGCGTTGGTGTTGTGAAAACGTACCTTGGTAGGCCGTGAAAGCAATACTCGAGGACGGTTTtatcgaaaaatataaaaaaaaaacatttatttaatatgaaaaaaacatcctaatacttaacaaaagaaatatccaattatattttagcaaaaataattaactatttataaaatttaaaaaaaatataaaatttttaaagaaattgacacattcacatttgcaatacaaaaaaaattgaaaaatatataaaagaacatccatttagtatgaaaaagaaacattctgatacttaacggaagaaacatccatatatattaattcGTATAAATTTTGAATTCACCAAAGATATTTTGACTGATTTTTAGCTAATACCTttttggttccctagcattgctctaataaaaaatattagtcctTAACATTTCTCTTTGAACAATTAATATATACTAATTACTAACCTACCGAAAACGGCGAAAAATTTATTAGCAGTAATTCAAAATTAATATTCTAATTACTTAATTAACTTTATGAATAATTAAGAATCAATTTACCCATAGTCAAGAGTCAAGATGAAAATATTGCATTTGTTGTACCTTAGAATGGTCTTTTTAAGGAACGTATTCATTTGACAAATACTAAATTTTAGCAAAAGAAAAAATGACTTCATAAAATTTTGCCTTTAGAATACAAGCCAGTGCATCTTCTTTCTGCCCATTTTTTCTTATCCCACTTTTAAAGCaacttattaattaataatattgtttTTATCTGTAATCATAAATAATACCAACTATTcctaataaaatacataaattagcAAGTTGAATTAGATAATATCATATTATTAAATGTGATTGGTCCTTGGTGGATCAAATTGAATGCCAATGTCTTAATGCTAAAGATGACCAAGCATTCCACCTAATAGCTAGTTTAGTTGACACAATTTATATACAAATGAAGGGTAATGATAGTATTAAAACCCACTCAATATCCATCAGTCCTCACAATTAGGGACTCCTAGGAAGGAATTGAAGCAACAAAATGATGTTCCACAAGGAGTACCTAGACTTGATTTTGGTCCCATTGGGATTGTTCATCATGTTTTCCTATCACATCTTTCTCCTTTACAGATATCTAAATCGGCCTCACACTACAGCCATGGGGTTTGAGAACAATGACAAGAAGATTTGGGTTGATAGAATCATGCAGGCAAGTTAATTAACATGATTTTGCTTCAAATTTGAATACCCTTTTGAATTCTATatctattaaaataaaactaGTTGATAAACATCTCTACCAATGCATAAAGTTATATACTTTATTAATGTCTAGGTTGAGCCAGACAAAAGGGATGTCAGCACAGCTTTATCTGTTCTTCAGAGCAACACAACAGCAGCTACATTCTTAGCCTCTGTCTCATTGACACTATGTTCTCTCATTGGAGCATGGATTGCTAATAGTTCCAACATCTTCTTCCAAAGTAGGCTAATCTATGGTGACACAAGACCAACCACAATTTCAATCAAGTACATATGCTTGTTGCTATGCTTCCTTCTTGCATTTGCATGCTTTATTCAATCAGCAAGGCACTTTGTTCATGCAAACTATCTAATAAGCACACCGGATTGTCCTGTTCCTGTGAGTAGCGTGGAGATAGCGGTTATAAGAGGCAGTGATTTTTGGTCAGTTGGACTTAGAGCACTTTATTTTGCTCTTGATTTGCTGCTTTGGTTTTTTGGACCAATTCCCATGTTTGCTTGCTCAGTTTCTATGGTCATAATTCTTCACTATCTTGACTCTAATTCAAGGCCATTGCATAATGGTAATAAGCCTCAGTCTCATATTGCAAAGGGAAGTTATAATTTGTAATGATCTTATGAAGAGATGTTGTGTTCATTATGAAATTCAGAAAGTAAGAGtcataaaataatactaataaattGATAAGCACTTTTATGTTTAGTGATTTATATAGTATTTAAATTCGTGGTGGAATGAATTCAAAATTGTTATTTAACTAGGCATGTTTGAATAATTTAAGAGTAGAATGGATAATTTAAATGGTCATAAAGAAAAAATGTTAGTGGAAGATATGATTTtatggataaagtatattttattctttaatttatgaattaaattTTCATATACGGACAGTGTAAAACGTTTAACATAGTCATGCAGTGTAAAGTATTACAATCGTGTAATCACAATTGTTCTCTTAGATAACTATTCGTCCAGTCAATATTATTTTTACTATGTGACGTTATGTAATTAGATACACGTGTAAAGCGATTTTACACTGAGCCATCAAAGTTAAATTCTTAATTTATTAGAACAAAAAGTAGAAGCAAGAATATGCTGTAATGGATGCTACAAGATGAGTTGGCAGTTGGCGTGCCAAATTAGATGGTCCAATAAAGAATAGCAAGCAACATTTTTCTTGCAAGCAAGGCTCTGTTCTAGACTTCTATAATAAATAAGTCAAGTGGATATAAAACCCTGAACGCATTAATTTGCTTTAGCCACAAGCTAAGTGTTTGTGTGTGCGAAGGTTCTTTGGAATTGAATTAGAAATGCTAAAATGATACAAAGTATACAGATCATTGTCCTTTTTTCGTATGTTCAACATTTAATATTTGTATTATAAGGAGAATTTTCTTATTCTTAGCACATTGCAGAGTTGAAATTTAGACTGGTAATGGGTAGGGTATGGTAGGATAAGGTTTGAACTCTATTCTAATTTTACTCGCAGattgaaaacttttttaaaattctattctaCCCTATCGCGAGTTGAGAATTTTTCAACCGGTCAACCCTAACCTAATCCGCAtcctaaaattctaaaccctaccaTATTCGACCCTACtcgtagaaaaaaaaaaaagtaaatataaaattcaaccattccaaattccatacatattaataaaataaaaaattaagttcaaattaaaattaaaaacaataaaatcttaaaaaaaatctaacataaaattacaaataatatgattaTCAACTAACTTAGtagttatttcaaatttttataagaaaaagattgtaGGTTCAACACTCACTTTCTTCACTATATACataacttttatatattatataatatattaggggTGCGCATAGAATAGGATAGGATACCCTATCCTACTTGCAGACAAACTCGCACCGCATCCTACTCGATCGGGTTAGTCCGGACAGGTAACGTATATATTGCCGGTCCTAGTTG is a window encoding:
- the LOC112785963 gene encoding uncharacterized protein, with product MMFHKEYLDLILVPLGLFIMFSYHIFLLYRYLNRPHTTAMGFENNDKKIWVDRIMQVEPDKRDVSTALSVLQSNTTAATFLASVSLTLCSLIGAWIANSSNIFFQSRLIYGDTRPTTISIKYICLLLCFLLAFACFIQSARHFVHANYLISTPDCPVPVSSVEIAVIRGSDFWSVGLRALYFALDLLLWFFGPIPMFACSVSMVIILHYLDSNSRPLHNGNKPQSHIAKGSYNL
- the LOC112783144 gene encoding probable O-methyltransferase 3 codes for the protein MEMKQMQSAEELFQAQSHLYSYTYHFIGSMCLKSAVHLGIPDIIHKHGQPITLNELVLALQIDPNKSGYVYRLMRFLVHSGFFVTTKIDGGKEEEEEEEIMGYDLTPSSRLLLKDTVPTLSPFVQAMFHPAILHSPEFLAEWFHTNEPTPFHTAHGKSYWDYLSQNQEFNGLFNEAMISDSGMMNLVIKDCKPVFEGLSLLVDVGGGKGAVARLLSESLPHLQCIVLDLPHVVETSQDCNNLKFVGGDMFQSIPSADAILLKLVLHAYSDEDCVKVLKKCREAISSKGKEGKVIIIDIVINEKNDKRELTESKLLFDLLMMSVVTGKEREEKEWKKLFLEAGFSHYKITPIFGMRSLIEVYP